Proteins encoded within one genomic window of Halococcus salifodinae DSM 8989:
- a CDS encoding class I SAM-dependent methyltransferase, producing the protein MKVPCVRVAREDGERTREALAERDLLDHDHEITVAEGWLYAPIVDPDAIPEEYTIEERDVPDRETQTMPADLLGFDPSYERLGDIVLLREDDTERARQVANAVMDSSIPTKTVLNRASKVEGEFRTREWDVLAGESTETVHREYGYAFALDVATVYFSPRLATERHRVVQQAAADERIVDMFAGVGPFAIPFAGRGAAVIAVDRNPVAIEYLRENVRRNDVDERVEAIEGDVREVATEIEDGVDRLVMNLPHSADQFLDTAIDLAGEDCVLHYYDIQHENDPYGPGERAIRAAAEEYEVTVETRHTVRSYAPHELNVCLDVRLRA; encoded by the coding sequence ATGAAAGTGCCGTGCGTCCGCGTCGCGCGCGAGGACGGCGAGCGGACGCGCGAGGCGCTCGCCGAACGGGATCTCCTCGATCACGATCACGAGATCACCGTCGCCGAGGGCTGGCTCTACGCCCCGATCGTCGATCCCGACGCAATACCTGAGGAATACACGATCGAGGAGCGCGACGTGCCCGACCGCGAGACACAGACGATGCCCGCCGACCTGCTCGGCTTCGATCCGAGCTACGAGCGACTCGGCGACATCGTGTTGCTCCGTGAAGATGACACGGAACGCGCACGGCAGGTTGCCAACGCAGTGATGGACTCCTCGATCCCGACGAAGACAGTGTTGAATCGCGCCTCGAAGGTCGAGGGGGAGTTTCGAACGCGCGAGTGGGACGTGCTCGCGGGCGAGAGCACCGAAACCGTCCACCGCGAGTACGGCTACGCGTTCGCGCTCGACGTCGCTACGGTGTACTTCTCGCCCCGGCTCGCGACCGAACGCCACCGCGTGGTCCAGCAGGCGGCGGCCGACGAGCGGATCGTCGACATGTTCGCCGGTGTCGGCCCCTTCGCGATCCCGTTTGCGGGACGCGGCGCGGCGGTGATCGCGGTCGATCGCAACCCGGTGGCGATCGAGTATCTCCGCGAGAACGTCCGGCGGAACGACGTCGACGAGCGGGTCGAGGCGATCGAAGGCGACGTCCGGGAGGTCGCCACCGAAATCGAGGATGGAGTCGACCGGCTCGTGATGAACCTCCCCCACAGCGCCGACCAATTCCTCGATACGGCGATCGACCTCGCCGGCGAGGACTGTGTCCTCCACTACTACGACATCCAGCACGAGAACGATCCCTACGGGCCGGGCGAGCGCGCGATCCGGGCGGCGGCCGAGGAGTACGAAGTGACGGTCGAAACACGGCACACGGTCCGATCGTACGCGCCTCACGAACTGAACGTCTGTCTCGACGTGCGGCTTCGGGCGTGA
- a CDS encoding pyridoxamine 5'-phosphate oxidase family protein: MTPPNEPANATHERPHTESSYGIPDDEEGLLPWAFVADRLRENRNFWVSTTLPDGGPHARPVWGVYVERTFYCGGGERTRWVRNLEADPRVVVHSESGDEVVILEGQVERVDEGTATQERIERVNAAYERKYGVEHGTPLFAVRPERVLAWNEYPTDATRWTFAERGV, encoded by the coding sequence ATGACACCACCGAACGAACCGGCGAACGCGACCCACGAACGACCACACACGGAATCGAGTTACGGGATCCCCGACGACGAGGAGGGCTTGTTGCCGTGGGCGTTCGTCGCCGACCGACTCCGCGAGAACCGCAATTTCTGGGTCTCGACGACACTTCCCGACGGCGGTCCACACGCCAGGCCCGTCTGGGGTGTCTACGTCGAGAGAACGTTCTACTGCGGTGGCGGCGAGCGGACACGGTGGGTGCGGAACCTCGAAGCGGATCCGCGCGTCGTCGTTCACTCCGAAAGCGGTGACGAGGTGGTCATCCTCGAAGGCCAGGTGGAACGCGTCGACGAAGGGACCGCTACTCAGGAACGAATCGAGCGGGTGAATGCCGCCTACGAGCGGAAGTACGGTGTCGAACACGGAACGCCCCTCTTCGCCGTCCGTCCCGAACGCGTCCTAGCGTGGAACGAGTACCCGACCGACGCGACCCGCTGGACGTTCGCAGAGCGCGGTGTTTAA
- the dph5 gene encoding diphthine synthase codes for MLTFVGLGLYDERSITVEGQDALADADRVFAEFYTSKLAGASIGDLEAYHDHEIEIRDRAGVEQEPAPILDAAEGGEVAFVVAGDPMISTTHTDLRLRAHERNIDTRVIHGTTAQAAASSLTGLQNYRFGKATTIPFAYGDGDIPQSVLDTIDANRERGLHTLCYLDIKAAEDRYMTASTAAERLAPGLDDPLGVVVARAGSPDPVVAGDRLSALAQQDFGDPLHLLVIPGDLHHVERDALVGLCDVPEDLV; via the coding sequence ATGCTCACTTTCGTCGGTCTCGGGCTCTACGACGAGCGCTCGATCACGGTCGAGGGCCAGGACGCACTCGCCGACGCCGACCGCGTCTTCGCTGAGTTCTACACCAGCAAACTCGCCGGAGCCTCAATCGGGGACCTCGAAGCGTACCATGACCACGAGATCGAGATCCGCGACCGAGCGGGCGTCGAGCAGGAGCCCGCACCGATCCTCGACGCTGCCGAGGGCGGCGAGGTAGCGTTCGTGGTCGCCGGTGATCCCATGATCTCGACGACGCACACCGACCTCCGCCTCCGTGCGCACGAGCGCAACATCGATACCCGCGTGATCCACGGCACGACCGCCCAGGCCGCCGCGAGCTCGCTGACGGGACTCCAGAACTACCGCTTCGGGAAGGCGACCACGATCCCGTTCGCCTACGGTGACGGGGATATCCCCCAAAGCGTCCTCGACACCATCGACGCGAACCGTGAACGCGGCCTCCACACCCTCTGCTATCTCGACATCAAGGCCGCCGAGGATCGCTACATGACCGCAAGCACCGCCGCCGAGCGACTCGCGCCGGGCCTCGACGATCCGCTCGGCGTCGTCGTCGCCCGCGCGGGAAGTCCCGATCCGGTCGTGGCCGGGGACCGGCTCTCGGCGCTCGCCCAGCAGGATTTCGGCGATCCCCTTCACCTGCTCGTGATCCCCGGCGATCTCCACCACGTCGAACGCGACGCGCTCGTCGGCCTCTGCGATGTGCCGGAAGACCTCGTCTAG
- the artA gene encoding archaeosortase A, protein MLDGVLAALAWFGRFSDPLAWLVVATFTAGAALSWRESRFARPLTVTAWVLFGVFWLSVFHHFAFVQKSFIEGIGTLVAVPASLYAGLLLARGRDSLFVLSRAIAAMGLIFFPFETLPLLKEPLIETVTRQTAFLIDLVGVDPTVVSGTQVPTGTYPDYQSTFWFVDGDHTITYTILIACTGIGSMAIFGGLIAATDAPLGRKLRALAVSLPVIYGLNLVRNVFIAVGFGTQRFHFFPDTVMSLFGSSDPYKVSYFIADRMLAQSLSVVAMVAITWVVIHELPEIMVVIEDVLYMATGTEYDLQRALGVGMRETRSVSDGTSGRSP, encoded by the coding sequence ATGCTCGACGGAGTGCTCGCCGCGCTCGCGTGGTTCGGTCGATTCTCCGACCCGCTCGCGTGGCTCGTGGTCGCCACCTTCACCGCCGGTGCGGCCCTCTCGTGGCGCGAGAGCCGCTTTGCGCGCCCCCTCACGGTCACGGCGTGGGTCCTCTTCGGGGTGTTCTGGCTCTCGGTGTTCCATCACTTCGCGTTCGTCCAGAAGAGCTTCATCGAAGGGATCGGGACGCTGGTGGCGGTGCCCGCGAGCCTCTATGCGGGCCTGTTGCTCGCCCGCGGGCGCGACTCACTGTTCGTGCTCTCGCGGGCGATCGCCGCGATGGGACTGATCTTCTTCCCGTTCGAGACGCTCCCACTCCTCAAGGAGCCCCTGATCGAGACCGTCACCCGACAGACCGCGTTCCTGATCGATCTCGTCGGTGTCGATCCGACGGTGGTTTCGGGAACGCAGGTCCCGACCGGGACGTACCCCGACTATCAGAGCACGTTCTGGTTCGTCGATGGCGATCACACGATCACGTACACCATCCTGATCGCCTGCACCGGTATCGGGAGCATGGCGATCTTCGGTGGGCTGATCGCCGCGACCGACGCGCCACTTGGTAGAAAGCTCCGCGCGCTCGCCGTCTCGCTCCCGGTGATCTACGGGCTGAACCTCGTGCGGAACGTCTTCATCGCGGTCGGGTTCGGCACTCAGCGCTTTCACTTCTTCCCCGATACCGTCATGTCGCTGTTCGGTTCCTCGGATCCGTACAAGGTCTCCTACTTCATCGCCGACCGCATGCTCGCCCAGAGCCTCTCGGTGGTGGCGATGGTGGCGATCACGTGGGTCGTGATCCACGAGCTCCCGGAGATCATGGTCGTGATCGAGGACGTGCTTTACATGGCGACCGGCACCGAGTACGATCTCCAGCGCGCGCTTGGCGTTGGGATGCGCGAGACGCGAAGCGTCTCGGATGGCACGAGCGGGCGAAGCCCGTGA
- a CDS encoding DUF7282 domain-containing protein produces the protein MQTRRYRTVTSDHRERAAGCWLAVLVILAAFGGAAFLGPASAQGTDVAANGTAAPTNDSQSSINETQFQRGETNETNETNASVATFNRSTVAEDRGDIAAIGLNISGTNETTVTVGSPAVNYETNVTVADGGDGQVTLLMNSYLAGTTENESQAYDTLADEDSIVRTNRTTERLDAPLDTSTYNLSATVDGRETDTATLRLAERTSNELVTWTAPAESFDNVTNASEVAAAIENDRITTTDSVAVGDVLVLQSKLSGVYGAFAAANFTELVERGMFNLTVRQTNPGTNRRPKQLDLDRSLANDSIRVIPDPDTDILYVNIDTEAAVFERGPPRPGDEFETELTVREESSLATSNQSIGANVTAIGAELGLSDVSLAAGDGQTVTGTTSVAPKSEVTISLTANGTGSFVKTNTTTVSPNGTFATTFNLSETSPNTTVDVRAVGPLNTSDDITVPVRPSQESEPMAGGARLTAADQTTTGETVRIRNATLADGGYVVVHAPNASESPVGSVLGTSSYLENGTTENVTVTLGQPLTESTDVVVMAHRDTNDNGVFDFVSSNGSEDGPYTSAGSTAAGAETSAEAATVTGAAANDGEPVATTVSVTVNNTTTTGEGSDTTAVGSANGTDASGQTTSENGPGFGITAAVVAAVAAAVAVAARRTRRE, from the coding sequence ATGCAGACACGTCGATACCGAACCGTGACGAGCGACCACCGCGAGCGGGCCGCCGGCTGCTGGCTGGCGGTGCTCGTGATCCTTGCGGCGTTCGGTGGGGCGGCTTTTCTCGGGCCGGCGAGCGCCCAAGGGACCGATGTGGCGGCCAACGGGACGGCCGCTCCCACCAACGACAGCCAATCGTCGATCAACGAAACCCAATTTCAGCGCGGTGAGACCAACGAAACCAACGAAACCAACGCGAGCGTCGCGACGTTCAACCGCTCGACCGTGGCCGAGGACCGTGGTGACATCGCCGCCATCGGGCTCAATATCTCCGGGACGAACGAGACCACCGTCACGGTCGGTAGCCCCGCCGTCAACTACGAGACCAACGTCACCGTCGCGGACGGCGGCGACGGGCAGGTCACGCTCCTGATGAACTCGTATCTCGCGGGCACCACCGAAAACGAGAGCCAGGCGTACGACACGCTGGCCGACGAGGATTCGATCGTCCGGACGAACCGGACGACCGAACGACTCGACGCCCCGCTCGACACCAGCACGTACAACCTCTCGGCCACGGTCGACGGGCGCGAAACCGACACCGCGACGCTCAGGCTGGCCGAGCGAACGTCCAACGAACTCGTGACGTGGACCGCCCCGGCCGAGAGCTTCGACAACGTGACGAACGCGAGCGAGGTCGCCGCCGCCATCGAAAACGACCGGATCACCACCACCGATAGCGTCGCCGTCGGCGACGTGCTGGTGCTCCAGTCCAAGCTCTCCGGCGTCTACGGCGCGTTCGCGGCCGCGAACTTCACCGAACTGGTCGAGCGCGGGATGTTCAACCTGACAGTGCGCCAGACCAATCCCGGCACGAACCGTCGGCCGAAGCAGCTCGATCTCGACCGGAGCCTCGCGAACGACTCGATACGGGTGATCCCCGACCCGGACACGGACATCCTCTACGTCAACATCGACACCGAGGCGGCGGTCTTCGAACGCGGCCCGCCACGACCCGGCGACGAGTTCGAGACCGAACTCACCGTACGCGAGGAGAGCAGCCTCGCCACGAGCAACCAGTCGATCGGTGCGAACGTCACGGCCATCGGGGCCGAGCTCGGGCTCAGTGACGTCTCGCTCGCTGCCGGCGACGGCCAGACCGTCACCGGAACGACGAGCGTCGCGCCCAAAAGCGAGGTGACGATCAGTCTCACGGCCAACGGCACCGGGTCGTTCGTCAAGACCAACACCACCACGGTCTCGCCGAACGGCACCTTCGCCACCACGTTCAACCTCTCTGAGACCTCGCCGAACACCACGGTCGACGTGCGCGCGGTCGGGCCGCTCAACACCAGCGACGACATCACGGTACCCGTCAGACCGAGCCAAGAGTCCGAGCCGATGGCCGGGGGTGCCCGGCTCACCGCCGCCGACCAGACGACGACCGGAGAGACCGTTCGGATCCGAAACGCCACGCTCGCCGACGGTGGCTACGTCGTGGTCCACGCGCCGAACGCCTCCGAATCACCCGTCGGGAGCGTTCTCGGCACGTCGAGCTATCTCGAGAACGGCACCACCGAGAACGTCACCGTGACGCTCGGCCAACCGCTCACCGAGAGCACCGACGTGGTGGTGATGGCCCACCGCGACACCAACGACAACGGTGTGTTCGACTTCGTGAGTTCGAACGGGAGCGAGGACGGTCCCTACACGTCGGCGGGATCGACCGCCGCCGGAGCCGAAACCAGCGCGGAAGCGGCGACCGTCACCGGTGCTGCGGCGAACGATGGCGAGCCGGTCGCCACGACCGTCAGCGTGACCGTCAACAACACTACCACGACAGGTGAAGGAAGCGACACCACAGCGGTTGGAAGTGCGAACGGCACCGACGCGTCGGGACAGACGACGAGCGAGAACGGTCCCGGGTTCGGGATCACCGCCGCGGTCGTCGCGGCTGTCGCGGCCGCCGTGGCTGTCGCCGCCCGCCGAACACGCCGAGAGTGA
- a CDS encoding fibrillarin-like rRNA/tRNA 2'-O-methyltransferase, whose product MALPEGVVYREIDGEERLATQGATVYGEPTEGGWRAWDVRRSKLGAMIDAGMDTGLAGDDEVLYLGAANGTTASHVADFARVVYAVEFASRPMGDLVDVAESRTTLFPLLKDAHQPETYAHVVEADLDAIVQDVATRGQARVACANRQFLAADGRLLAAIKARSEDATADPETVFDAALDELETTYEILDTRRLDPHHADHLAVVARPR is encoded by the coding sequence ATGGCGCTGCCTGAGGGGGTCGTCTATCGCGAGATCGACGGCGAGGAGCGCCTCGCGACCCAGGGAGCGACGGTCTACGGCGAACCCACGGAGGGCGGGTGGCGCGCGTGGGACGTTCGGCGATCGAAACTCGGCGCGATGATCGACGCCGGAATGGACACCGGCCTCGCGGGCGACGACGAGGTGCTATATCTCGGTGCGGCGAACGGCACCACCGCGAGCCACGTCGCGGACTTCGCGCGTGTCGTCTACGCCGTCGAGTTCGCGTCACGGCCGATGGGCGATCTCGTCGACGTTGCGGAGTCGCGGACCACGCTCTTCCCACTGCTCAAGGACGCCCACCAGCCCGAGACGTACGCCCACGTGGTCGAGGCCGATCTCGATGCGATCGTTCAGGACGTCGCCACCCGAGGGCAGGCACGGGTGGCGTGTGCGAACCGGCAGTTCCTCGCCGCGGACGGCCGGCTCCTGGCTGCGATCAAGGCCCGGAGCGAGGACGCGACCGCCGATCCCGAGACCGTGTTCGACGCGGCGCTCGACGAACTCGAGACGACCTACGAGATCCTCGACACCCGCCGACTCGACCCCCACCACGCCGACCACCTTGCGGTGGTCGCTCGACCGCGCTAA
- a CDS encoding NOP5/NOP56 family protein, whose translation MSEGAPVTGWFEGLERGDPDGARDAIETGSAEEAADWPARAVEAGFADTEEEYYAALREATITAAGEAAAERERADDRQVIHAVRAMDDTERMANELAERVAEWAASRTEDAGTGIEYCRELVDREDQNPDPADDRLAALAERVVDLDNEAAELEAYVERTVRTVVPNLAALAGPTLAARLLALAGGLESLARTSSSTVQVLGAEDALFAHLRGSAPSPKHGVIYTHEYVRHTHPDERGSAARALAGKLTIAARIDHYAGDRRPDLERELDERIARIRARHDDEDIDDRGDDGAA comes from the coding sequence ATGAGCGAGGGAGCGCCGGTGACAGGATGGTTCGAAGGGTTGGAGCGGGGTGATCCCGACGGTGCGCGCGACGCGATCGAGACCGGGAGCGCCGAGGAGGCCGCTGACTGGCCCGCACGGGCCGTCGAGGCTGGCTTCGCCGACACTGAAGAAGAGTACTACGCGGCGCTCCGCGAGGCGACGATCACGGCTGCGGGCGAGGCGGCCGCCGAGCGCGAGCGCGCCGACGACCGCCAGGTGATCCACGCGGTCCGCGCGATGGACGACACCGAACGGATGGCGAACGAACTCGCCGAACGAGTCGCGGAGTGGGCCGCGAGCCGGACAGAAGACGCCGGAACCGGTATCGAATACTGTCGTGAACTCGTCGACCGAGAGGACCAAAACCCCGACCCGGCCGACGACCGCCTGGCGGCGCTCGCCGAACGCGTCGTCGATCTCGATAACGAGGCGGCGGAACTCGAAGCGTACGTCGAGCGTACAGTTCGAACGGTGGTCCCAAATCTCGCTGCGCTCGCGGGACCCACGCTCGCGGCGCGGCTGCTCGCGCTCGCGGGCGGGCTGGAGTCGCTGGCGCGGACGTCGAGTTCGACAGTACAAGTCCTCGGAGCCGAGGACGCGCTGTTCGCCCACCTCCGAGGGTCGGCCCCGTCGCCGAAACACGGCGTGATCTACACCCACGAGTACGTCCGCCACACCCATCCCGATGAGCGGGGATCGGCAGCCCGGGCGCTCGCTGGCAAACTCACCATCGCGGCGCGGATCGATCACTACGCCGGCGACCGCCGTCCCGACCTCGAACGTGAACTCGACGAACGCATCGCACGGATCCGGGCGCGGCACGACGACGAGGATATCGATGATCGAGGTGACGATGGCGCTGCCTGA
- a CDS encoding alanyl-tRNA editing protein translates to MQTLAPAEPYTTEFEAVVESRDDDELLLGETYFYAESGGQPPDRGTLAGERIVDVQERDGEIVHTLADAPTVEAGETVAGRIDPAFRTYCMRSHTASHVLYGAGRRLFDDLGYGGFDIDEHKVRVDFATPTAIDDGSLVTLERLVNRAVWDSKDVTWETAPREAALARDDVAFNTKTEEGIGGEEVRLVDVDGWDVAACGGTHVRNTREIGPVAVLDRSNPGKGVTRIEFAVGPAAIQHRSTEKTAALDAAAALETRVTDLPDAVARLRNERDALADERTGLQERLVDSRLGDLRETVVERDGRTWLAGTVDHLDTNGLAERANDLSGSAADAVALVAADGGGIAVATTGEIDANAVVADLTAEFGGGGGGSETVAQAGGFDTDPEELVAFLRTGSVETTN, encoded by the coding sequence ATGCAGACGCTCGCGCCCGCCGAGCCGTACACGACCGAGTTCGAGGCGGTCGTCGAATCGCGGGACGACGACGAACTCCTGCTCGGCGAGACGTACTTCTATGCCGAGAGCGGGGGCCAGCCGCCCGATCGGGGCACGCTCGCTGGCGAACGGATCGTGGACGTTCAGGAGCGCGACGGCGAGATCGTCCACACGCTCGCGGACGCACCGACAGTCGAGGCTGGCGAGACGGTCGCCGGCCGGATCGATCCCGCCTTTCGGACGTACTGCATGCGTTCTCATACCGCCAGCCACGTCCTCTACGGGGCCGGACGCCGACTGTTCGACGATCTCGGGTACGGCGGATTCGACATCGACGAGCACAAGGTCAGAGTCGACTTCGCCACCCCGACGGCGATCGACGACGGGTCGCTCGTGACCCTCGAACGCCTCGTTAACCGCGCGGTCTGGGACTCGAAGGACGTGACGTGGGAGACCGCGCCCCGCGAGGCGGCGCTCGCCCGCGACGACGTGGCGTTCAACACCAAGACCGAGGAGGGAATCGGCGGCGAGGAGGTTCGCCTGGTCGACGTCGACGGCTGGGACGTCGCTGCCTGCGGCGGAACCCACGTCCGGAACACCCGCGAGATCGGGCCAGTGGCGGTGCTCGACCGATCGAACCCCGGCAAAGGCGTGACGAGAATCGAGTTCGCGGTCGGGCCGGCGGCGATCCAGCATCGAAGTACCGAGAAGACCGCGGCGCTCGACGCGGCCGCCGCGCTCGAAACGCGCGTGACCGACCTTCCCGACGCGGTCGCGCGGCTCCGGAACGAACGCGACGCGCTCGCGGATGAACGGACGGGATTACAGGAGCGACTCGTCGATTCGCGGCTCGGCGACCTCCGCGAGACCGTGGTCGAGCGGGATGGCCGGACGTGGCTCGCCGGGACAGTCGATCACCTCGACACCAACGGACTCGCGGAGCGAGCGAACGACCTCTCTGGCTCGGCCGCCGACGCCGTCGCGCTCGTCGCTGCCGACGGCGGGGGCATCGCCGTCGCCACGACGGGTGAGATCGATGCGAACGCGGTCGTCGCCGATCTCACGGCCGAGTTCGGCGGCGGTGGCGGCGGGAGCGAGACGGTGGCCCAGGCCGGTGGGTTTGATACCGATCCCGAGGAGCTCGTCGCGTTCCTGCGCACCGGCAGCGTCGAAACCACGAACTGA
- a CDS encoding BCCT family transporter, translating into MSSQGAGPVETVLRSVLVPVCVIAGAAVVSVFFFPKVVGSLLTGRAILIVSLLFFGSGLAYVALLPITVDTDAEKARRDAPYLLRIRRLGWIGTLKGGVARLTDFLARQDPLTFGVPVAAFVLFFAAYSLAPSDTQSVVGTVESVLLFEFGWLFLGAMFLAVCYCLFLLVGPWGEIKLGGPDVEPTYTYPTYFAMFFTAGIAAGIVFWGPAEALFHYETPPPFLDAQPRSSGVVAGALTYAIFHYGLSAWSAYVVIGVPIAYFTYQRGAPLRVSSILTPFLGIDGLDSRWATLVDVLAVFATIGGIATSVALVGQQFLAGVSYQWGVSYGSVAPVLVVAGLTLIYVVSAQSGVHRGIRRIAGIAIVLFILFAALLIAVGPRSAVLDIGSAAVGGYVVDFVPMSLYLGGELVANEWVANWTVWNWSWWFSWAPFAGLFLAALSKGRRVRTVVLTGAVATSAATAVWFVLLGGTSLALQRSGTTDILAAIDSYATPEAVAGFPIFAALPLGQLLMFLFLALIIVFIVTSADTSTLVVAILATKRNRAPTTGSIVFWGLLQGGVAVAVLLVGGGEALQALAVLTGGPFAVLVVVALVGLTLTFRRHERGHRSPLARLRAAVRDRGIAGPSEVLREDD; encoded by the coding sequence ATGAGTTCCCAGGGGGCCGGTCCCGTGGAAACGGTCCTCCGGAGCGTCCTCGTGCCGGTCTGTGTGATCGCAGGCGCGGCCGTCGTCTCGGTTTTTTTCTTCCCGAAGGTCGTCGGCTCGCTGCTGACCGGACGGGCCATTCTCATCGTTTCGCTGTTGTTCTTCGGTTCGGGGCTGGCGTACGTTGCGCTGTTGCCGATCACGGTCGACACGGACGCCGAAAAGGCTCGGCGCGACGCCCCGTATCTGCTGCGGATCCGTCGCCTCGGATGGATCGGCACGCTCAAGGGCGGCGTGGCGCGGCTCACGGACTTTCTCGCTCGCCAGGACCCACTCACGTTCGGCGTCCCGGTGGCGGCCTTCGTTCTCTTCTTCGCGGCGTACTCCCTCGCGCCGTCGGACACCCAGTCGGTCGTCGGTACCGTCGAGAGCGTGCTGCTCTTCGAGTTCGGCTGGCTGTTTTTGGGCGCGATGTTCCTCGCGGTGTGTTACTGTCTGTTCCTGCTGGTCGGGCCGTGGGGGGAGATCAAACTCGGCGGCCCCGACGTCGAACCGACCTACACCTATCCGACGTACTTCGCGATGTTCTTTACGGCCGGCATCGCCGCGGGTATCGTCTTCTGGGGCCCTGCCGAGGCGCTCTTTCACTACGAGACGCCGCCGCCGTTTCTCGACGCCCAGCCGCGATCGAGCGGTGTCGTCGCCGGCGCGCTCACCTACGCGATCTTTCATTATGGGCTCTCGGCGTGGAGCGCCTACGTCGTCATCGGCGTGCCGATCGCCTACTTCACCTACCAGCGAGGCGCGCCGCTGCGGGTCTCGTCGATCCTGACACCGTTTCTGGGAATCGACGGTCTCGACAGCCGCTGGGCGACGCTCGTCGACGTGCTCGCGGTGTTCGCCACCATCGGCGGGATCGCCACCTCCGTCGCGCTCGTCGGCCAGCAGTTCCTCGCCGGCGTCAGCTACCAGTGGGGCGTGAGCTACGGCAGCGTAGCCCCCGTCCTCGTCGTCGCCGGATTGACGCTCATCTACGTCGTCTCCGCCCAGAGCGGCGTCCACCGTGGTATCCGTCGGATCGCCGGGATCGCTATCGTCCTATTCATACTTTTCGCGGCGCTGCTGATCGCCGTCGGCCCGCGATCGGCCGTTCTCGACATCGGTTCTGCCGCCGTCGGCGGCTATGTCGTGGATTTCGTGCCGATGAGCCTGTATCTCGGCGGGGAGCTGGTCGCAAACGAGTGGGTGGCGAACTGGACAGTCTGGAACTGGTCGTGGTGGTTTTCGTGGGCCCCCTTCGCCGGACTCTTCCTCGCGGCGCTCTCGAAGGGCCGGCGGGTTCGGACTGTGGTTCTCACGGGTGCAGTCGCAACGTCGGCTGCGACCGCCGTGTGGTTCGTCCTGCTGGGCGGCACATCGTTGGCTCTCCAGCGCTCCGGGACGACCGACATCCTCGCTGCCATCGATTCGTACGCCACGCCCGAGGCGGTCGCCGGCTTCCCGATATTCGCGGCGCTCCCGCTCGGCCAGCTCCTGATGTTCCTGTTTCTCGCGCTCATCATCGTGTTCATCGTCACCTCCGCGGACACCTCGACGCTGGTGGTCGCGATCCTCGCGACGAAGCGAAATCGCGCGCCAACGACCGGGAGCATCGTCTTTTGGGGGCTGCTCCAGGGCGGCGTCGCGGTGGCGGTGTTGCTCGTCGGCGGCGGCGAGGCGTTACAGGCGCTCGCGGTGCTGACGGGCGGCCCGTTCGCGGTGCTGGTGGTGGTGGCGCTGGTCGGGCTGACGCTGACCTTCCGCCGCCACGAGCGCGGCCACCGCTCGCCGCTTGCCAGACTCCGCGCCGCCGTTCGCGACCGCGGCATTGCGGGCCCGAGCGAGGTGCTTCGGGAGGACGACTGA